One Devosia lacusdianchii genomic window carries:
- a CDS encoding EAL domain-containing protein gives MPDNRFGWLKPIVLPALLALAVLIAGGVFLDRQSAILNEERMRASVLAEVALIRAKLEGNINSNIQLVRGLVSTISTEPAMNQERFSALVSNLFEEQSQLRSIAAAPDLVITMTYPLVGNERAIGLDYRANDAQRDAVLRARDSGKLVLAGPVDLVQGGRGFVGRFPVYTDTPTGQVFWGVISAVVDAGRLYADSGLLDRSSTINISISGKDGTGGAGRIFFGDDLSDQNPVTADVVLPAGSWQISAVPNGGWGAAQTNAWFLRIATIIAGALILVPIVITGRLMGERQQHFRELKAREADLARLSRRLGLALDTSKVGVWEMDTVTSELVWDDRMNELYGLPADGGKRGYEDWRAALHPDDFARADQDFADGIRTGRYQSEFRALHPNGEIRHIRTIGSVYADPGSNPKILGVNWDVTADAAHSEELRRANLLTEARNRELEIARVRIEHTALHDSLTGLPNRRYLDEELKRHAATGFENTGSIALLHMDLDRFKQINDTLGHAAGDAMLIHASTVLRANCRDADFVARIGGDEFVVLTSASDGDNYLGALAERVVRQMRQPATYEGHECRFGVSIGIAAERGVAIDVKRLLINADIALYRAKGRGRNRHEFFSDVLQAEVVNTKRVADEILNGLERDEFVAYYQPQFDAHTLDVVGVEALARWRHPVQGIKAPDSFLPIAEELNVVSTIDRLILEQSLAALDRWEAMGLGVPRASVNVSLRRLHDEDLITGLKQLDIAPGRISFELVESIYLDEGDAIVGWNIDQIKDLGIDVEIDDFGTGYASIVSLQKLRPKRLKIDRQLVHPILTDAAQRQLLMSIVDIGKSMGIEVIAEGVETMEHAAILRDLGCDILQGYAFSRPLSATDLEAFLGAQSWRKAS, from the coding sequence ATGCCCGACAATCGCTTCGGCTGGCTCAAGCCAATTGTGTTGCCGGCGCTGCTCGCCCTGGCCGTGCTGATCGCTGGCGGCGTATTCCTTGACCGGCAGAGCGCGATCCTCAACGAGGAACGTATGCGCGCCAGCGTCCTGGCCGAGGTGGCTCTGATCCGCGCCAAGCTCGAAGGTAATATCAACAGCAATATCCAACTGGTCCGCGGGCTGGTTTCCACCATCTCGACCGAACCAGCGATGAACCAGGAGCGCTTTTCCGCTTTGGTCTCGAACCTGTTCGAGGAGCAGAGCCAGCTTCGGTCGATCGCCGCGGCGCCCGATCTCGTCATCACCATGACCTATCCGTTGGTGGGCAATGAGCGGGCGATTGGCCTCGACTATCGCGCCAATGACGCGCAGCGCGACGCGGTGCTGAGGGCCCGCGATAGCGGCAAGCTGGTGCTAGCCGGGCCGGTCGATCTGGTTCAAGGTGGGCGCGGCTTTGTCGGTCGTTTCCCGGTCTATACCGATACCCCGACAGGGCAGGTCTTCTGGGGCGTCATCTCGGCCGTCGTCGATGCCGGCCGCCTCTATGCCGATAGCGGCCTTCTCGATCGGTCTTCGACCATCAACATTTCCATCTCTGGCAAGGACGGCACCGGCGGCGCCGGCCGCATATTCTTTGGCGACGACCTGTCCGACCAGAACCCGGTGACGGCCGACGTAGTGCTTCCCGCGGGCTCCTGGCAGATTTCCGCCGTGCCCAATGGCGGCTGGGGCGCGGCACAGACCAATGCCTGGTTTCTGCGCATCGCGACGATCATTGCCGGGGCGCTGATCCTGGTTCCTATCGTCATTACCGGACGCCTGATGGGCGAGCGGCAGCAGCATTTCCGCGAGCTCAAGGCCCGCGAGGCCGATCTGGCGCGCCTGTCGCGCCGGCTTGGCCTGGCGCTGGATACGTCCAAGGTCGGGGTCTGGGAAATGGATACCGTCACCAGCGAGCTGGTGTGGGACGACCGCATGAATGAGCTCTATGGCCTGCCGGCGGATGGCGGGAAACGCGGTTACGAGGATTGGCGTGCAGCCCTGCATCCCGACGATTTCGCTCGCGCAGACCAGGATTTCGCCGATGGCATCCGCACCGGGCGCTACCAGTCCGAGTTTCGGGCCCTCCATCCCAATGGGGAGATACGCCACATCCGTACCATCGGCTCGGTCTATGCCGATCCGGGCAGCAATCCCAAAATCCTGGGCGTCAATTGGGACGTCACTGCCGACGCAGCCCATAGCGAGGAGCTGCGGCGCGCTAACCTTCTTACCGAGGCGCGCAATCGCGAACTCGAAATTGCCCGCGTCCGCATCGAGCACACAGCATTGCACGATAGCCTGACCGGACTGCCTAACCGCCGCTATCTGGACGAGGAACTCAAGCGCCACGCCGCGACCGGGTTCGAAAATACCGGCAGCATCGCCCTGCTGCATATGGACCTCGACCGCTTCAAGCAGATCAATGATACGCTGGGCCATGCCGCCGGCGACGCCATGCTCATCCACGCCAGCACGGTGCTACGCGCCAACTGCCGCGACGCCGACTTCGTCGCGCGCATCGGCGGTGATGAATTCGTGGTGCTGACCAGTGCCAGCGATGGCGACAATTATCTCGGCGCGCTGGCCGAGCGGGTGGTGCGCCAGATGCGCCAGCCGGCAACCTATGAGGGGCATGAATGCCGCTTCGGGGTCAGCATCGGCATTGCCGCCGAGCGCGGAGTCGCCATCGACGTCAAACGCCTGCTGATCAATGCCGATATCGCGCTCTACCGGGCCAAGGGCCGCGGCCGCAATCGCCACGAGTTTTTCTCAGACGTGCTGCAAGCCGAGGTGGTTAACACCAAACGGGTGGCCGACGAGATCCTCAATGGTCTCGAACGGGACGAATTCGTCGCCTATTACCAGCCCCAGTTCGATGCGCACACGCTCGACGTGGTCGGCGTCGAGGCCCTGGCGCGCTGGCGCCATCCGGTCCAGGGCATCAAGGCGCCGGACAGTTTCCTGCCCATCGCCGAAGAGCTCAACGTGGTCTCGACCATCGACCGCCTCATTCTCGAACAATCGCTGGCCGCGCTCGATCGTTGGGAGGCCATGGGGCTCGGGGTACCGCGCGCCTCGGTCAATGTCTCGCTGCGGCGGTTGCATGACGAAGACCTGATCACCGGCCTCAAGCAGCTCGATATCGCTCCGGGCCGCATATCGTTCGAGCTGGTGGAATCCATCTATCTCGACGAGGGCGATGCTATCGTCGGCTGGAACATCGACCAGATCAAGGATCTGGGCATCGATGTCGAGATCGACGATTTCGGCACCGGTTATGCCTCGATCGTGTCGCTGCAAAAGCTGCGCCCCAAGCGCCTCAAGATCGACCGCCAGCTGGTGCACCCGATCCTGACCGACGCGGCGCAGCGGCAATTGCTGATGTCGATCGTCGATATCGGCAAGTCGATGGGGATCGAGGTCATCGCCGAGGGCGTCGAGACGATGGAGCACGCAGCCATCTTGCGCGACCTCGGCTGCGATATCCTGCAGGGCTACGCGTTTTCGCGGCCGCTCAGCGCGACCGATCTCGAAGCGTTCCTCGGCGCGCAAAGCTGGCGCAAAGCGTCGTGA
- a CDS encoding DeoR/GlpR family DNA-binding transcription regulator: protein MSDTTERHQAILELARAQNRVMVDELSLHFGVSVQTIRKDLNALCDQRLLTRLHGGATLPSGVENLEYEARRRIAAEAKDAIGAAAAALIPNDASLFINIGTTTEAVSQALLDHSGLLVVTNNINVANRMRVYPRFEVVIAGGIVRPSDGGIVGEAAAGFFSQFKVDYAVIGASALDEDGALLDYDYREVTVAQAIIANARHVILVADQGKFKRSAPVRIARVDQLGSFVTDFCPSERFRVLCEAAGVSLIETAAVR, encoded by the coding sequence ATGAGCGACACGACCGAACGGCACCAGGCTATTCTCGAATTGGCCCGGGCGCAGAACCGGGTCATGGTCGATGAGCTGTCGCTCCACTTCGGTGTGTCGGTCCAGACCATTCGCAAGGACTTGAACGCGCTTTGCGATCAGCGCCTGCTGACACGCCTGCATGGCGGCGCCACCCTGCCCTCCGGCGTCGAAAACCTTGAATACGAAGCGCGGCGCCGGATTGCGGCCGAAGCCAAGGATGCCATCGGGGCGGCGGCTGCGGCGCTGATCCCCAACGACGCCTCGCTGTTCATCAATATCGGCACCACGACCGAAGCCGTTAGCCAGGCGCTGCTCGATCACTCGGGCCTGCTGGTCGTCACCAACAATATCAATGTCGCCAACCGCATGCGGGTCTATCCGCGCTTTGAAGTGGTGATTGCCGGCGGCATCGTCCGCCCATCCGATGGCGGTATTGTCGGCGAGGCGGCGGCGGGCTTTTTCAGCCAGTTCAAGGTCGATTATGCGGTGATCGGCGCCTCGGCGCTCGACGAGGATGGGGCACTGCTCGACTACGACTATCGCGAGGTAACCGTGGCGCAGGCCATCATCGCCAATGCAAGGCATGTGATCCTGGTGGCCGATCAGGGCAAGTTCAAACGCTCGGCCCCGGTGCGCATTGCTCGCGTCGATCAGCTCGGCAGCTTTGTTACCGACTTCTGTCCGTCGGAGCGGTTCCGTGTCCTGTGCGAAGCGGCGGGTGTCAGCCTGATCGAAACGGCAGCCGTTCGTTAG
- the mce gene encoding methylmalonyl-CoA epimerase — translation MIGRLNHIAIAVPDLAVASAKYRDLLGAHVGQPQPLPEHGVTVVFIETGNTKVELLEPLGEASPIAAFLAKNPAGGMHHICFEVPDILAASATLTAGGARVLGDGTPKTGAHGKPVLFLHPKDFDGTLIELEEV, via the coding sequence ATGATCGGCCGCCTCAATCACATCGCCATCGCCGTACCCGACCTCGCGGTCGCCTCGGCGAAATACCGCGATCTGCTCGGCGCCCATGTCGGCCAGCCTCAACCCCTGCCGGAACACGGCGTCACCGTGGTCTTCATCGAGACCGGCAATACCAAGGTTGAACTGCTGGAACCGCTGGGCGAGGCGTCGCCCATTGCCGCCTTCCTCGCCAAGAACCCCGCTGGCGGCATGCATCACATCTGTTTCGAGGTGCCTGACATTCTGGCCGCCTCCGCCACGCTCACCGCCGGTGGAGCCCGCGTTCTCGGCGATGGCACGCCCAAGACTGGCGCTCATGGCAAGCCGGTGCTGTTCCTGCACCCGAAGGATTTCGACGGCACGCTGATCGAGCTCGAAGAGGTCTGA